One Helicoverpa armigera isolate CAAS_96S chromosome 1, ASM3070526v1, whole genome shotgun sequence genomic window carries:
- the Dikar gene encoding uncharacterized protein Dikar isoform X3: MEDIQSWWEVPSIAYFCSLFRTAFNLLDFDIEELEEALLTDGTEESASSLLTELIVRLLNGCLGNNDISAFNYQMYLRRLFRRKCTDTGRYNPFNTDIDFQFLPLRTKVEILYALCDFRLDADDVFDLFKNLEAESLRVEPLGWDDNYSAYWYFYGTRLYREDIIKKPKGKNKKKKNKENKKRGWFYGDDWLDDEDTERVWQVVCFTEEDWTHLTEKFSKATSKVEKELYRSLSQNFLPEIPRLFQEKERLQRKRLLELAPRRTSSRVLQKIKQKEEETKQTPHDVKEEEERKETPDLARENRAKRRNLLRSKSVSSDSSESSSSTKEEMPQKVAKSSKSHDKRSNNSSATHKGEPPPEPLIKTGRKTNNSLASATGQIVIPDNDEPVSSTRKKLKTSQIFSQTDEDIQTDMYKVLKQLTTHDDAWPFMDPVEEEYAPNYYAVIRRPMDLRKMEERLDSGYYTDFSMFKADFKLIVNNCRLYNGQDNEYTVMVDNLQTAFDRLTEKYIHRLSSSDEEIAVEYQLPTPSRKHKLKSNESPSHHKRKKRKSQSEGGEPKSSSSDIVQEEKPEEEVTEPETKKVKESHKNKQSKGKKKRKGHHRHGKHSKNHRKDSHKSDHSDSKTRHSKKQKHGKNKDKDGKKSKQKKKKSKHHEPEASESMKRSASQESLESSNRSRSASPLPSIHTPSPSPTELDQSEPPDQLNDPDFVKDKYDKIKERRRHAAKDAWESLFDYKQKTVDKQKQNLHIPEKEKNQKLRETIEKLKAKSEKYKEGSLFNTLFSSSQSNLEMSESSNTNDFTIKDSEDESIENQKTKTAPKKGCKKNSAKNESASEALEQAVKDISKWLDDAPKGSNVSSPCDSPAQTISTEEHDNSRLDDELSQGEKPLLTRKELSRKRPSSREPKLLKRREIQRTIERLQPGKSKGNLLTNLSNKNTEKTEDVQPVGPQNKVRDAQKPEESSPKLSLGSVLPAVEFALGNDHNFGNSEENKSEEQKENIKTTEIQKEEKAEQAATDKKPEEVAVQPNKKDAEVETEPQIVTKPNQEKATPNLSAWFKAFGAPKSTGPTTAKKKPDEVDSEEKAPEPASTEAKVSSPKNPPKYDSPTGPDTPNPEGGDSPLPVSNTPRQRRTSTGSSVSERSSFSQDLDSPRHQMSHTSPLLRSPASPRTDDFQKITYPIINGTVRAGFYQDTTSIKSSPEKSCSPREAPQSPYSPYSQHVYASNNITGPATPNYFVDHNKSPLPAYNQNPPPYFDNAKTPAANKTTREDFTPLPQDSYQQNQYTGPFSPAYTPYSQNSATYPQGQNPPQTSIPNSSASTNPTQMMAELKTALFPVKKRSYNEPEHASIPILKDNKEAPSAAPKTDYQKMSSSLHSMAPTSVDDIALALSEKSELAKMNSLREKASMEYNNESRDVKYEMNESIQNNKSIVNADMDKPICIMKKDNVDMVNMGYLNPEIDRRSNNETHAHEVDYLPRDISKSNINSQQKSYDVDTIAMNLGLNSQHLQKSMSKANMNSGNIPPAHSQPHNDMNLNQNIIHAHHNQYESITSGQNVSNFSISDIDLANKKLYSCNTTPSSTALDYGNWKMGNHMRKQDLLPSDYSTPYSANNVEKLKNEMSAISANTIAYNKSLQHQQYNSYNVARPTLQRAQELQQNLPGELRIPNPRGLLKNDHMTTTSSISDTDVIAKNIDTLAKSQKTDKHVQNHPLVSSNLYKTPYSNPTSLPIDTLRNLPNIPQMLERYTNDERYLSSFASSQAASLYHDKSFQMAQMFNKSISSEIHPVSTSVSIYSQPSMSMSKDNSIYKTTSAATSQVDMKAKNKRKRTSDAKQTTQISQAYHPSSCGTDVLSSVKSSMMPGNAFNFGTSTNMALSSGLYGDNGSFTIEDFRNSTANQLMAANYMVAAVAHQQRNNAEANAEKLVKPAHQNSTHTASTFPFIGHSQVRAGYPFVGTDPTSPLYQQYLQRHQEELLRQTGAQIMSLYPGGYPPTLGVRQPYDINRPSWL; encoded by the exons atggaag ATATTCAGTCATGGTGGGAAGTGCCCAGCATCGCGTACTTTTGTTCTTTATTCAGAACTGCATTCAACCTTTTGGATTTTGACATTGAA gaaCTAGAAGAAGCTCTATTAACTGATGGCACGGAAGAGTCCGCCAGTTCTCTCTTGACTGAGTTAATAGTTCGTCTTTTGAATGGCTGTTTGGGCAACAATGACATCTCTGCCTTTAATTATCAG atGTACCTAAGGCGATTATTTAGAAGAAAATGTACGGATACAGGGAGATATAACCCATTCAACACAGACATTGATTTCCAGTTTTTGCCCTTGCGTACCAAAGTAGAGATCTTATATGCTCTATGTGACTTCCGACTTGATGCTGATgatgtttttgatttgtttaaaaacctTGAAGCTGAAAGCTTGAGAGTTGAGCCACTTGG tTGGGATGATAATTATTCGGCGTATTGGTATTTCTATGGCACTAGATTATACAGAgaagacataataaaaaaaccaaaaggtaaaaataagaagaaaaagaataaagaaaataagaagCGGGGCTGGTTTTATGGTGATGATTGGCTCGATGACGAGGACACAGAGCGAGTGTGGCAAGTGGTTTGTTTTACTGAGGAAGATTGGACCCACCTGACAGAGAAGTTCAGCAAGGCGACTAGCAAAGTTGAGAAGGAACTGTACCGCTCCTTATCACAGAACTTCTTGCCTGAAATACCGAGGCTCTTTCAGGAGAAGGAACGGCTACAACGGAAAcg GTTGTTAGAGCTAGCGCCTAGAAGAACATCGAGTCGTGTTTtgcaaaaaattaaacaaaaggaGGAAGAAACAAAACAGACTCCGCATGACGTCAAGGAAGAGGAGGAAAGGAAAGAAACACCTGATCTTGCGCGGGAGAATCGAGCGAAGCGGAGGAATTTGTTGAG ATCAAAATCAGTATCGTCTGATTCTTCTGAAAGTTCGTCGAGCACAAAAGAAGAAATGCCACAGAAGGTAGCGAAGTCGTCGAAAAGCCATGATAAGCGGTCTAACAACTCGTCCGCTACACATAAAGGCGAACCTCCACCAGAGCCGCTCATAAAAACTGGAAGGAAAACTAACAACTCCCTGGCGTCCGCTACAGGACAGATTGTGATACCTGACAATGACGAACCCGTTAGCAGTACAAGAAAGAAACTCAAGACATCacaaat ATTTAGTCAAACAGATGAAGATATCCAGACTGACATGTATAAAGTTCTGAAACAATTGACGACTCATGACGACGCCTGGCCGTTTATGGACCCCGTGGAAGAAGAATATGCGCCTAACTATTACGCGGTTATTCGCCGACCAATGGATTTGCGTAAAATGGAGGAACGCCTCGATAGTGGCTATTACACAGACTTTTCTATGTTCAAGGCTGATTTTAAGCTTATTGTCAACAATTGTCGCCTGTATAATGGCCAAGATAATG AATACACTGTGATGGTAGATAATTTACAAACTGCATTTGATCGACTGACtgaaaagtacatacatagacTTTCATCATCTGATGAAGAAATTGCGGTCGAATATCAGTTACCAACTCCATCAAGAAAACACAAACTAAAATCGAATGAATCTCCAAGTCATCATAAgagaaaaaaacgaaagtcTCAATCGGAAGGAG GAGAACCGAAGTCCAGTTCATCAGATATAGTACAAGAAGAAAAGCCTGAAGAGGAAGTCACTGAACCAGAGACGAAGAAAGTCAAAGAatctcataaaaataaacaaagtaaagGCAAGAAGAAACGCAAAGGACATCATCGGCATGGCAAACATTCCAAAAATCATAGGAAAGATTCTCATAAATCTGATCACTCAGATTCGAAAACGAGACACAGCAAGAAACAAAAACATGGTAAAAACAAGGACAAGGACGGTAAGAAGTCCAaacagaagaagaaaaagagcAAACACCACGAGCCTGAAGCTAGCGAATCTATGAAACGTAGCGCCTCCCAGGAGTCGTTAGAGAGTTCCAACAGAAGCAGGAGCGCCAGCCCGTTGCCATCCATTCACACGCCATCACCTTCACCCACGGAACTGGATCAATCAGAACCCCCAGATCAACTCAATGATCCCGATTTCGTCAAAGATAAAtacgataaaataaaagaaagaagaCGACATGCCGCTAAAGATGCATGGGAATCACTTTttgattacaaacaaaaaactgttgacaaacaaaaacaaaatcttcacatacctgaaaaagaaaagaatCAAAAGCTAAGAGAAACAATTGAAAAACTAAAAGccaaaagtgaaaaatataaagaggGATCACTGTTCAATACTTTGTTCTCTTCGAGTCAAAGTAATTTGGAAATGTCTGAGTCTAGTAATACAAAcgattttactatcaaagattCTGAAGACGAATCGATTGAAAATCAGAAGACAAAGACAGCGCCTAAAAAGGGTTGTAAGAAAAATTCAGCCAAAAACGAGTCCGCCTCTGAGGCATTAGAGCAAGCTGTGAAAGACATCAGCAAATGGCTAGATGATGCTCCCAAGGGCTCTAATGTGAGTTCGCCTTGCGACAGTCCGGCTCAAACCATTTCTACAGAAGAACACGATAACAGTCGCCTAGACGATGAACTTTCTCAAGGAGAGAAGCCTCTGCTTACCAGAAAAGAATTGTCTAGAAAACGACCTTCATCACGTGAGCCTAAGCTGCTGAAGAgaagagaaattcaaagaactATCGAAAGATTACAGCCTGGAAAAAGTAAAGGTAATCTACTCACTAATTTGAGTAATAAAAACACAGAGAAAACAGAGGATGTTCAGCCAGTGGGTCCTCAGAACAAAGTACGCGATGCTCAAAAGCCAGAGGAGTCTAGCCCTAAACTTAGCCTCGGCTCTGTTTTACCAGCTGTGGAGTTCGCGCTAGGCAATGATCATAACTTCGGGAACagtgaagaaaataaaagtgaggagcaaaaagaaaatattaaaaccacGGAAATTCAAAAAGAGGAGAAAGCTGAACAAGCTGCCACAGATAAAAAACCAGAGGAAGTTGCTGTCCAGCCAAACAAAAAGGATGCTGAAGTGGAAACTGAACCACAGATTGTTACTAAACCAAATCAAGAGAAGGCTACTCCCAACCTGAGCGCGTGGTTCAAAGCTTTTGGTGCCCCTAAAAGTACTGGCCCTACTACagctaaaaagaaacctgatgaaGTTGATTCTGAAGAAAAAGCACCTGAACCTGCGAGCACAGAAGCTAAAGTTAGCAGTCCTAAGAATCCACCTAAATATGACTCTCCTACAGGGCCCGATACACCTAACCCTGAAGGTGGAGATAGTCCATTACCGGTGAGCAATACGCCGAGGCAGAGAAGAACTAGCACTGGCAGTTCCGTGTCGGAGAGATCATCATTCAGTCAAGATCTAGATTCGCCGCGACATCAAATGTCGCATACGTCTCCACTGTTGCGCTCGCCAGCGTCTCCGAGGACGGATGATTTCCAAAAGATTACATATCCTATAATAAACGGCACTGTCAGGGCTGGATTTTATCAAGATACGACATCTATTAAAAGTAGCCCCGAGAAGAGCTGCAGTCCGCGCGAGGCACCACAGTCTCCATATTCACCTTATTCTCAACATGTTTATGCCTCAAACAATATAACGGGGCCTGCAACGCCCAACTATTTCGTAGATCACAACAAGAGCCCGCTTCCCGCCTATAATCAGAATCCGCCGCCATACTTTGACAATGCAAAAACTCCAGCAGCAAATAAAACTACTCGGGAAGATTTCACCCCATTGCCTCAAGACTCATATCAACAAAATCAGTACACAGGTCCATTCTCGCCAGCTTATACGCCGTACTCACAAAACTCAGCAACTTATCCACAAGGTCAGAATCCGCCTCAAACTTCAATACCAAACAGTTCTGCTTCTACCAATCCGACGCAAATGATGGCTGAACTCAAAACTGCACTGTTTCCTGTTAAAAAACGGTCTTACAATGAACCTGAGCATGCTTCAATTCCAATACTGAAAGATAACAAGGAAGCTCCAAGCGCAGCACCTAAAACCGATTATCAGAAAATGTCATCGTCTCTACATTCAATGGCGCCGACGTCAGTAGACGATATAGCTTTGGCGTTGAGTGAAAAGTCGGAACTTGCCAAAATGAACTCGCTACGGGAGAAAGCTTCCATGGAATATAACAATGAAAGCAGGGATGTCaaatatgaaatgaatgaatcaatacaaaacaacaaaagtaTTGTTAATGCCGACATGGATAAGCCAATTTGCATTATGAAGAAAGATAATGTTGATATGGTTAATATGGGCTATTTAAATCCAGAAATTGATCGAAGAAGTAATAACGAAACACATGCTCACGAAGTTGATTATTTGCCACGAGACATATCTAAATCGAATATTAACTCACAGCAAAAGAGTTATGATGTCGACACTATTGCTATGAATTTGGGATTGAACAGCCAACATCTACAAAAGAGTATGTCTAAGGCGAACATGAATTCAGGCAACATACCGCCGGCTCACAGTCAACCTCATAATGATATGAACTTGAATCAGAATATTATTCACGCACATCACAACCAATATGAAAGTATTACGAGCGGTCAAAACGTAAGTAACTTTTCAATAAGCGACATAGACCTGGCCAACAAGAAATTGTATTCTTGTAATACCACCCCTTCATCAACGGCACTGGATTATGGAAATTGGAAAATGGGTAATCACATGCGCAAACAAGACTTATTACCTTCCGATTACTCCACGCCTTATAGTGCTAATAACGTTGAAAAATTGAAGAATGAAATGAGCGCAATAAGTGCTAATACAATCGCTTACAACAAAAGTCTTCAGCATCAACAGTACAATTCATATAATGTTGCCAGACCGACGTTACAGCGAGCTCAGGAGCTGCAGCAGAATCTTCCAGGTGAATTAAGAATACCCAACCCAAGAGGTCTTCTTAAGAATGATCACATGACTACTACTTCCTCAATAAGTGATACTGATGTAATTGCCAAAAATATAGACACACTTGCCAAATCTCAAAAAACTGATAAACATGTACAAAATCATCCATTAGTAAGTTCAAACTTATATAAAACACCGTATAGTAATCCGACTTCGCTTCCAATAGATACTTTACGCAATTTACCCAATATTCCGCAAATGCTGGAACGATACACCAACGACGAGAGGTATTTGTCCAGCTTTGCCAGTAGCCAAGCAGCTTCGCTATATCACGATAAATCATTTCAAATGGCGCAAATGTTTAACAAAAGCATTTCTTCGGAAATACATCCTGTCAGCACATCCGTCAGTATTTATTCTCAGCCATCCATGTCTATGAGTAAGGATAACAGTATTTATAAGACAACCAGTGCAGCAACTTCACAAGTAGACATGAAGGCAAAGAATAAAAGAAAGAGAACATCTGACGCTAAACAAACCACTCAGATCAGTCAAGCATACCACCCCAGCTCATGCGGCACTGATGTCTTGTCTTCTGTCAAATCTAGTATGATGCCTGGCAATGCGTTCAATTTCGGAACTTCAACAAACATGGCTCTGAGTAGCGGACTGTACGGAGATAATGGCAGCTTTACAATAGAGGATTTCCGCAACAGCACCGCTAATCAGCTTATGGCAGCCAACTACATGGTTGCAGCAGTTGCTCATCAGCAGCGTAATAATGCCGAAGCGAATGCAGAAAAATTGGTGAAACCAGCGCATCAAAACTCAACGCACACTGCAAGCACTTTCCCCTTCATTGGGCATTCGCAAGTGCGGGCTGGGTATCCCTTCGTTGGCACGGATCCCACGTCGCCTTTATACCAGCAGTATCTACAGCGTCATCAAGAAGAGTTGCTGCGGCAAACTGGTGCCCAGATCATGAGCTTGTATCCCGGAGGCTACCCTCCGACCCTCGGCGTCAGACAACCGTACGATATCAATCGACCCTCGTGGCTCTAA